The following coding sequences lie in one Arachis stenosperma cultivar V10309 chromosome 5, arast.V10309.gnm1.PFL2, whole genome shotgun sequence genomic window:
- the LOC130979245 gene encoding methyl-CpG-binding domain-containing protein 2, producing the protein MHRGKFSLTPRNEVKGLSGPNLTSYKHSSPSDPIDLSSSDDENDTSNNDISKQLVLYDPTASGRNTLDLFPGAIQCTPPLPPRSKPPSTTPRILPSVGAFTVQCASCFKWRLIPTKEKYEEIREHLLEQPFICQKAREWRPDVSCDDPEDISQDGSRVWAIDKPNIAQPPAGWERLLRIRAEGSTKFADVYYVAPNGKRLRSMVEVQKFLLEHPEYIRDGVTLSQFSFQIPKPLQENYVRKRSLKLKSSYEDGRPVEPEQVSPLAWAAPEDTAKLHEEKPVPFAAVLDDDYPLNPPTKKRATESSLQKDVPDANEDFQLRS; encoded by the exons ATGCATCGTGGTAAATTTTCCCTAACACCTAGGAATGAAGTCAAAGGCTTATCGGGTCCAAATTTAACCAGTTACAAGCATAGCAGCCCTTCAGATCCCATAGATCTTTCCTCTTCAGATGATGAAAATGACACCTCTAATAATGACATATCTAAACAATTAGTCCTTTATGATCCCACGGCAAGTGGTCGCAACACACTTGATCTGTTTCCTGGTGCTATTCAGTGTACACCTCCGTTGCCTCCAAGAAGCAAACCTCCAAGTACAACTCCCAGAATCTTGCCATCAGTTGGTGCGTTCACTGTTCAATGTGCATCCTGCTTTAAATGGAGGCTGATTCccacaaaagaaaaatatgaagaaataCGGGAGCATCTACTTGAGCAGCCATTCATTTGTCAAAAAGCTCGTGAGTGGCGGCCCGATGTATCTTGCGATGATCCGGAGGATATTTCTCAGGATGGGAGCCGGGTTTGGGCTATTGATAAGCCAAACATTGCACAGCCTCCAGCTGGTTGGGAGCGACTACTACGGATAAGAGCCGAAGGAAGCACCAAATTTGCAGATGT aTACTATGTAGCACCAAATGGCAAGAGACTCCGCTCAATGGTAGAGGTCCAAAA GTTCTTGTTGGAGCACCCGGAATATATAAGAGATGGGGTAACTCTTTCTCAGTTCTCATTTCAAATACCAAAGCCATTGCAAGAAAACTATGTGAGGAAGCGCTCCCTGAAACTTAAATCTTCATATGAAGACGGCAGACCGGTTGAACCTGAACAAG TGAGTCCACTAGCATGGGCCGCACCAGAAGACACTGCAAAGTTGCATGAAGAAAAACCTGTCCCTTTTGCTGCTGTACTGGATGATGATTACCCTCTCAATCCACCAACAAAGAAGCGAGCGACTGAGAGTTCACTCCAAAAGGATGTGCCTGACGCTAATGAAGATTTTCAACTCAGAAGTTAA